The Pseudomonas fluorescens nucleotide sequence GCCGGCCAACAAGCGGTACAACTGATGGCGGTCGTGGCCATTGACCTCCAGCTTGCTGCCCAACGGAAAGGTCACGCCGTAGTTCAGGCTGCAGAACTTCTGGATGTCTTCTTCAGAGCCCGGCTCCTGCCCGGCAAACTGGTTGCACGGCAGGCCCAGCACGCTGAAGCCTTTGCCTTTGTACTGCTGATGGAGGTTTTCCAGCGCCGCGTACTGCGGGGTCAGGCCACACTTGGAGGCGACATTGACCACCAGCACCACCTGGCCCTTGAACGGCGCCAGAGGCAACTCCTGGCCATCCAGCGCTGTCAACTTCAGGTCGTGAAATGCACTCATGACGTACTCCCCTTTCCAGATCCCGGTTGCCGCTGCGGGCTGCAATCAGTAAAACCAGCCCATTAAAAAGGCGCCCCTGCCAAGCCGTCTTCCCCTGCTGGAGTGCGACGGACTTGCCCGGGCGCCTTCGCGACTCTCTGAGCTTAGCGCAGAAAATCAGTGGTGATGGCCACCTTCGCCATGGACATGGCCATGGGCTACTTCTTCTTCGCTGGCGTCACGCACATTGACGACCTTGACCTTGAAGTTCAGGCGCTGGCCAGCCAGTGGGTGGTTACCGTCAACGGTGACATCGTCGCCGTCCAGGTCGCGAATGGTGACGATCTGCATCTGGCCGTCCGGCGCCGAAGCGTGGAACTGCATGCCCACTTCCAGCTCGTCGACACCTTCGAACATGCTGCGGTTCAGGGTGCTGACCAGCTCGGCCAGGTATTCGCCGTAGGCGTCTTCCGGCTCAACGGCAACTTCCAGCTCGTCACCGGTGGTTTTGCCTTCCAGGGCTTTTTCCAGGCCCGGGATGATGTTGCCTGCGCCATGCAGGTAGACCAGCGGAGCGCCGCCGGCGGAGCTGTCGATGACCTCACCAGCGTCGTTGGTCAGGGTATAGTCGATGGAGACAGCCTTGTTGGCGGCGATCAGCATGGGGCGAGACCTTTTGCATAAGAATGTAGAACGAACAAGTGTAACCAAGGCATCGCCTGAAAGCGAACGCAACCCGGACAAACGGGTTGCCGGATATTTACCGCGGGTGCGCTCAGGGGGTCGATAGCGATACCCTTGGCAATTGATTCTTTTGCACAGCTCATTTCGAGACGCTCGCATGCAGACATTTTTTATCGCGCCGACCGATTTTGGTGTCGGCCTGACTTCAATCAGCCTGGGCCTGGTGCGCACCCTGGAGCGCGCCGGGCTGAAGGTCGGTTTCTTCAAGCCGATTGCCCAGCCACACCCGGGCGATACCGGCCCGGAACGCTCCACCGAACTGGTTGCCCGCACCCACGGTCTCAAGCCGCCACAGCCGCTGA carries:
- a CDS encoding glutathione peroxidase — encoded protein: MSAFHDLKLTALDGQELPLAPFKGQVVLVVNVASKCGLTPQYAALENLHQQYKGKGFSVLGLPCNQFAGQEPGSEEDIQKFCSLNYGVTFPLGSKLEVNGHDRHQLYRLLAGEGAEFPGDITWNFEKFLVGKDGRVLARFSPRTAPDDPTVVQAIEKALA
- a CDS encoding FKBP-type peptidyl-prolyl cis-trans isomerase; protein product: MLIAANKAVSIDYTLTNDAGEVIDSSAGGAPLVYLHGAGNIIPGLEKALEGKTTGDELEVAVEPEDAYGEYLAELVSTLNRSMFEGVDELEVGMQFHASAPDGQMQIVTIRDLDGDDVTVDGNHPLAGQRLNFKVKVVNVRDASEEEVAHGHVHGEGGHHH